ATAATTTGTATTCATTCTTGTACAGTTGAATATTGAAGTGAAAGAGGTAATTAAGTTAATGTTTGAATAATTGAACCAGGTTAAAATTGgtcatttatataatttatataatttattataagTGAAAAGCTGTATGTAtcctttgtttttcattttcagaTCTAGTCATGGGGGCGGACCAGTTCCTTTTAACCTGGAACAATCACCGCTCTAATTTTGCTGAAGTCTTTACGCAGCTTCGAGTCCAAGTAAGCTGTCAGAGTAATAAGATATAATTTTTACTACTGTAGCTAATTAAAATGTAACCTCCAGAATATGTAACTCATTACAGCATTATAAAATCTCCAAACAATGTTTGCCATTCAATCCATATTGTTACCATAAAGTAATATCCAGCAGACAATATATTTTTACTCTTTTACAGGCAATAGATTACACTTCTGTATTTAAAAATGTTTTGCTGTACAGGTACAGTACTTGTATTAtttgtactatacatatatacatacatacatacattgtcaTATATTAGTCACCCTGATTCTCACTGTCATAGGGTGGAAAGGGACAGCATAAAAAAAAATGACGTAGTAAAAAGTTATATCTCTTAAATAAAACATTTATCACTGATCTATTTATTATATCGTTCACAATACAATACAGATCACCAGGGATAAACAACACTCCAGCGATCATTCATGACAGCATCTTGCCACTTCATCAAACCAGGTGTATAGTACTTTCCATTAATTGTCATATACATTACAGTACATAAAAATAATACATTTACTACCATTGTACAGACTACTTCCATGTAGCCTTGCCCTTTACTGTAACCCCACACACATTGTCAACACTTCCCtgtaaacacaaaccgaaactgtctctattttccgcttgttacaacttgtaataaagttgttacatcttggcttaacatgacgtattagaacattgttgcaacttgctatattggttgttataactggttagatgttaaaacttgttcgaacgttgtaccaacgtcgtagttttggtgtgtgtttggcgggttgttaCCCCTCTTCCGCTTTACAGTATACTCACAGTGTCCATCCATGTTTTTCTCAGCCTTCCTCATCTCCTGCTACCCTGAAATTCACTTAAATACTGTCTTCACCAGTTTACCATCAATCATCCATTCAGTCAACATAACATAACCAAACCAATTCAGAATGCTCTTCTCAGTCTTGCAGATTATTACAGTAACTTGTGCACTCCACATCTATCCATGACATTTAGTGATAGCCACGCGAGTTGCTGTAAGTGCACACATATTGACCAAGTGTTTCCTTGTGTGTGAACATCATGTGAAGTCTTGTTACAATAGCATTTTCACAAGTTGAAATTACTAGTATGTTGGACAGCTAAAGTTGTAATGTTAAATCAAGTACGTAAGGGAAAAAACTTGCTTACCATTGacaaaaagactgaattacttaAATAACTTAAGTGTGATTGGGGAGGGAAGTGGCAGAGTAAAGATTCTGGCATTCATTGGTTAAGAGTGAGTAGTAATGGGAAATTGAAAACATTCAGAGAAAATACAAGCTTTGGTCTTCAAATATGTGGCTACTCTGTGGCTGACTGAGCTTTTCTCCAGTGCCTCCCTATCACTAATATCATCAAACATAGGTGTTTGATAAGGCTCCTTTTGGGCCATTGTAGAGTATCACCTTCTTGGCTTGCCCCTGACAGTCATGATCCTTTCCAATGGGACCCTTAGTTATGTTGCCTTATGGAGTATCAGAGTACTGTATCTTGCTTAGAAAGTAGCTTCTCATTTTCCCTAAAAATATGACTTTCCCAACCCCTTTCATCTTCAGTCATTCAGTTATCATCTATGTAGCTTTATGTTCAACTCTGATAGCTTTCATTCTCCAAGGCTAGGCATGATAATATTAAAAAACTTAATGCCACTATCCTTCTGCACTCATTCTGTCTGTGAACTCTCTTTGACGTCAGTTGGATCACCTTTATAAAAGGAATAGGAttttgtgttttatatatatatataaaggagaaAAGATGAACCTTGCTTATTTATGGGAGTATTTATTACTGTGGAAAATAGTAAACAGGGTATAGTACAATAACAATAATAGGAAATAACTGTCGATAAGGAAAAGCTAGTACAAGCTTTTCCCTATTGATAGTTATTTCCTTTGACTACTCCCACACTACAGTACCATAGGGTggtggtctctgttctcccaactcTACATTACAGATACCATTTCAATAAATCCTATATTGCCATTCATTTCTTATGTATATTTATCAATCATATTTCTTCACTTCTTCTGTCTCATTTGTATGCATTTACTAGGGAAAGACTTTATTAATTTTTCACATTCTTTTGCCTCGAGGCAAGCATGTGGAGACCACTTCACTGTTGTGATATGTAAATTTAAATTAACAATTGCCTTAAATGATTTGATGTTTTTTTTAAGGAGATTAAAACACTTAAAAAAGCATTTAAAATATGTGTGGAAGATTCTAGCTGTAAGGAATAACCACAGAAAACAAGTCATTATTGTTATAGAAAGATAGATGCTGTCATATTTACTATCTTTCAGGACCAGCTTGTAGATGTTACACTACTATGCGACGGTGGCAGCTACCCCGCCCACCGGCTCGTTCTGGCTGCATGCTCCCCTTACTTCCACCAATTATTTACCCGATTACCTACCCAACATCCGCTCATATACCTCAGGGACGTCAAACAAGCTGAGCTTGAGGCTCTGCTGGAGTTCATTTATCGCGGGGAGGTAAAAAACTTGCTTTGTAGTTGATGGTTCATGTTTACAAACCAGAAAATTAATCACAAATTTGGTGCTACAGTTTTCCTGGCctggtgcattcttttgataattatttaatcATAAGAACCTGTATGTGAATGTTTTGAATACAGTTGGTTATATAGTTTTTGAAAGCTGAAAGCACAATACCTAGCCAGACAATATTCTTAAGTTTAACTTCAATGGGTTGAGTGAATTCTAATCAAACTATTTTTCTATCAGGTGAGTGTTGCAAACAGTGAACTAACTGGTCTCATCAAGATTGCTGAGAGTCTACGCATCAAAGGCCTTGGAGATGTCTCACAACGGGATCATCAGACCAGCACAGGAGAAAAGAGAGCATCTTCCCCCATTTCTCCAGCATCCCCTTCACCTCATAGCCATAATCCTCGACCAAAGAAAGTTCCCCGTCTGTCCACTAGTAATGTAGAGTCTAAGGGCTTAGACACCAACTTTGCATCACTGTTGTCTCCAGCTAACAGCTACGGTCATGCCATAAACAAATCcagtaataataagaataatgatgGGTTTGAACAGTTAATGGATTCAAGTTGTGCAGACCTTCCTGAACATGACCTTGATGGAGACCAGACTCCCAACCCTACTTGGGACCTCTCTCTTTCAGAATCCAAGTTGCGCTCATGCCTTGAGGGCCTGGAATCTGTTACTGCTGCTCAAACACTTGCTCAGTCCGTTGCTCATACTGTCCCTCAGTCCATTGCAATTCCTCGAACTCTCTTTACCTCTACTCCCACTAAAGTTTCATCAAGTAAAAGGGATGCTGGAGAAACTATCAAGGAGGGTAACCGAGGGGCATCTCGAAGAAAGAATCATGAACCCCAAGAAGGCAGGAGAGGTAAAGGCCTCTCATCAAATATTTTGCCATCAAACAGCCAAGAGAATGTGAAGGATGGAAAGGTAAGCACTGCCAAATTCTAGTGTTTGGGTCTTTTATCACTCATGATTACAGTATGTGAATATTTGTCATAGTCTCATTTCATGTAATAATCTTACCCCAAAAAATTACAAAATGGAAAAAATTGTGTTGAGGATAGGGTGCCGTCTCTCCAGACCCATCACAGTATTGGAAGCTTGTAGCATTTCAAGCTGCCTTTTCAAAGATTGTTTTTTTCCTTTTAATGTTATATCTGCAGTGCTGCATTAACATTGTACAACAATACTAGCATGCCAAAGTTCCTGTCAAACACTGGTTCTCTTTCAAGGGTGATTGTGCATATGCACATACATGCAAATTTTCTTAGACTGCAGTTTTGCAGTACAAAGACCTGAGGATTCTCTGAGCTATTGCAAACTGAGGAGTGCACAAGTAACCTCTGCCAAAGTGTGTGTTCATTAGGAGCTTCGGACTACACACACTGGGGCACTCACCACCTCCTTACAGAACAAAAAGAATTTGAGagcactgcagcaggcctataagCCAGAATGCTCGGACTCAAGGCTAGGAAACAGTACAATCAGGCTTGGATTAAGGGTTTATTGAACCTGTCATAGCAAGAGGTCTAATGGGCCTTCACATCTTGCTACAGACCTAAACCTTCCTAGGGCAGTTTATATGAATACACAAGCTATAAAGTTGCAGCCTCACCGAGAGAGCAGCATATGTGTCACATCTCATTGGTTCTGCACCTATTGGTTCTATATCTCAGGTGATCCATACAATAGGAACAGCACTGCTGTGTCAGTGTTTTGAGATGCTGCACAACTGGGAGTGTATCGagctcttttctggggggagccccttcggctccctggagccatCCATGCTGatattattagactttggcatcagtcagtgtgaatgaagttcataggcctaccggggactacaagccagaacctggccccccctcagagaggcacgaggagcaatggcctatagaattgcacatgtgatttggagcattctatgtctgccattgactgggtcaggcaccaagaaaggtaaggatcccaaaacaaactcctattctggttgaaactactactgaaagtcaaacaaatggacagaactctccaaagaaaaacaagcaaacgagcatgacatcaccatTTGCTGTGCTGCTGTCTGtgcaacttccccccccccctccctgggaagggggagagggagccCCAGCCCCCCCAGGCTAGCTACCCACACCTTCAGTTATTCGGCTGATGTGAATGGCATTGGGTGTTGTGGCTCTGGCTGCTGAATTCTGTCCTCtgctctgtgccttgtggtgtggggcgAGTCTTCTctggtggtgtgcgagccaggagtaatcTCCCAAGTActcgggtctgaccagtgggcccctttcCTTCCTGCCTTTCcgactgccccggctttttcttgtgaggccggggctttggaggacgacTCAGTCCCGGGTCCTGGTttggaggttcccggggttggaGAGGGGCTGACATGGGGCCcttgggccccattggacccTGCTCCCAGGTCACCCGGCAGTTGCTCGAGGGTTGTGCAGGAGCCTGTAGTTGCCGTGTTGGTCTAACCACTGGTTTGGGTTTGGCTTCGTCATCTGTTTGGGACCCTTTGGGGACGTCCCTTTCGCCTCTGTCGTGTTCGTGGGGATCGACTTCCTGGGGCCTTGCATCAGCTGCTGCTTCGCTGGCTTCCTTGTCGGGTTTTCAGGGTTCCGCTGTTGCTCCTGGCCCTAGCTTGCTCGGAGACTTATAAGGGGgaagtagtcctcttggccctgGGTAGCTGGTCCAGTTTTGGTTTCAGGGGCTGCTTGCTCAGGTTCCGAACCCAGGAGTTTTCCCGCGGTTCCGCCTCTTTTGGCAGCTCAGTCTAGTACGGTTTATTGCTGGtctgatcttctcctcgagtcttcgcgtctggtctttttgactcgTGTAAATCGCCTTCTATGtgatgatcaggtggctttgttaatggtgtcccacctgtgtgctttATCTTGGCGGCAATCTGCAGATTTTGGCAGTCCTTCTGTTCTTTTGTGTCTGCATAGGTTCCTTCGCTTTTGTTACTGTTGTCTTGTCCTTCTCTCGTGCTGGTTCAGGACAGTCTTCTTTTGCCGAATCCTGTCACCTCATATTgtgcggcactggcggagccgctgcatCGTGCTTTCAGCTTTGTTGTTACTTCTGCGCTGTTTTCCCAAGCTGTTTTGGGCatttttcacctctggcctgttcCTGcaccgcctgagctgtcctggtctttggacagcgtGCTGTCTTCTTTCTCTTCCCCCTTGGTTTGTAGTGGCCCCTTTGGTTTAGGTTGTTCTCTCGGTATCATTTCCTCCCGACCTTGGCTTCTGGAGgttgggtaggggagcttcatgctctcctcgggCACAAagatttctgctcttttggttctgGGGTTCAGTTTGTTCGTTTGCAACTGTCTCATTCTTGCCTGGTGACAAAGGTGAcgtctgctttccggaggggtccttgggttgtagctgcttggttggtttggctgGGGGTGCGTCTTGAGTCCGGTAGTGGCTCCCCACCATTGCCTGCACGCCTTAGCCTCTATTGCTGTGGACGTGCTTTGGGTTGCCCGGGATCCCTGCTTCCCTGTTTCGGGGTTGGGTTTCCCGGGTCGTCAGTGGGGTCATTCGGGGTTGCCCGTTGTATTGTTTTCACATTTCGGGCTCATGGCGTCTGTCTCCCGGGTACGTCCCAATTTTTtcttatctttggttaggtaaggtagctccggggagccaaatgagctcccccccccccacccccctacaaaaaacagtgttgaatgtaatgaaatgccattttctgggcaagacccagaggctccccggcattcctccctccctccggtctgcATTTTTTTTGCGTGTGTTTTGACATctagcctcagaactgaaggtgTGGGTAGCTGGCGTGGGGAGTCTGGGGATcccacttccccctcccagggagggggaagctgcgcagacagcggcgtggcaagtggtgacgtcatgctcgtttgcttgtttttctttggggagtttgttttctgtccactcgtttgactttcagtagtagtttcaaccagaatagagatttgttttgggatgcttatctttctgggtgcctgacccggtcaatggcagacatagaatgctccaaatcacgtgTAATTCTATAGGCCATTTGCTCTTCATGCCTCTCtgaaggaggccaggttctggctcatggtccccggtaggcctatgtactccattcacattgactgatgccaaagtctaataatacCAATATCAGCctagatagctccgggaagcctccgagTCTTGCCCAGaaaagagcatttcattacattcaacgctgtttttttttttttttttgtattcattTATCTTAATGAGGCTTGTTTGACTCTTGCACTTGGATATTGAGCAACTCGACTTCATCTGGTGCTTACTTGTGGGCCTCCCTTCCCTTTTGTTGACTTGTCTGGCAGAGGTTTTGTCATTTTTTGGCCCTCAGGTGTATGTTCTCTTGTGTCTAGTTTGTTCAGTTGTTGGCAGTGGTAGAGGGTTCACATGTTTATCTTGAGAAGCTGTCTCTAGCCCTGCTACCATACAACCTTCCTGAATTTCCAATTCAGGAATGCAACAGCAGAAGTTCTCCAGAAGGCTCATCACCATACAAACCTTTCACTCCTTCAAGCTCTCTCACCTCCTCCCACCTGGTTGGCTGTGGGTGTTCATTGTTACATCTGAGATGTCTTGTCCAGATCTGAGTTTTTGTGACTTTGTTTGTGTGGTGCTCTCCAGTGGTGTTCGATTTTGCATTTCATTACTAGATCAAGCCAAGCCACTTACAGTACTTTGTACAGTGCATACTTGGCCGTGATTATGTATGGGAGAGGGGTGAATGGGGGTTGATATGAACTCCTCAATTTGTGGgccaattattatttatttaccctaTATGATTTGAGGGAAGGAATTTCATATTATTGCAATAATTCAGAAATGTTATCTCTACTTTCTTTCAGTGTTAttggtactgtatagtgtttatcTGCATGTGTCCACCTATTCTTTCCATTTACTCtactccttcactgttgtttagaATTTCTCAAATAAGGTACCCAGCTTCTCCTAGCAGATAAGGTGTATGAGAGGACTTTGTGTCCAGGTATAAAGCCACAAAGCCAGATGTACAATTAATTAGGGATTTACAGTGACATGAGATTTAATTATACAAATTAATGTAGGTGCAGTACTGTGACCATGTACTTGTTCCTTTACTAAGTTTTGTTTTTAATCAGCAGATCCCCAAAGAAAATATAAAATGTGAGTTGGATGCAGACAGCAATGCTGCTACCTCAGTAGAGACAGACAAATGCACAGACCCTTCTCTGCTGCCCATGTATGATACTACCAGTGAACTGGGAGGAACTGTCGGTGATCTCACCAACCCTCTTCTGGCCAGCTACCGCCATATGATAAGTCTGGTGGCTGAGGATCGCGCCTTCTCCCCACTCATCCCAACCACTGTACAGGAACAGCAACAAGTCCCATCTCCCACCAACAAGGAGTCTCGGGTGAGTGGGCTTCTTTGAACTGACACTACACGGGTACTGCTAAAATGTTTAATTGTGCGCTTTTCgtgattttttttttcctctgCATTCTGATTTGTTTTCTGAACTTGCTTATTATGCTTCATCTCAAGGTATAATGTAATTTGTCCTTTAGGAAGAGGATGATACACAGTAAGGCAGGAGTAACTTACTGCACCAGTACCACTGGGAACTTTTCAAACTGTCCCTGCAGGATCGTGAAGGTGCTCAGACAGCACCAGAGTTATAAATTTCAACCAACCAAGAACAGCCATGAAAGGTCTTGAGAATACATACTAAATCCTTTTAGAGCCACTAACGACATCACAGAATGACCCTTGATACAGTTGTAGCCAGCACTGGTAAACTACCAATTTTTTtctttatactgtatatatttacctaaacCACCAGGTGGCAGCACTTTACCCAACCTCCAGTGCTACCACCTGAGCACTTTTGCTTGCATCCTGATTTACAGGTAGAAACCTTTCTGGTAGTTCCTGCCCTATCTGTGCATCGACAGATAGAGCAGGAATAGAAGTGGTAGAAAATCCAGCTCAGAAGGGTTCTTTTCATATATTTTACTCGAAGCCTATTTTCCAAGCTTGCTTATTCTGATACGGTACAGTGTAGATTGCAGCAGCAAACCTAATTTACACAAAATAAGGAAGGAAACTCGCCTATGCTGCAGAGCTCACCCTAGACTATATTCTGCTTCCTGAAGATGGAACCAGAGACAAGCTTAAAGATGCTTACCCATCTAGTCCAGCTGCCACCTGGTGGTGCAGGCAAATATGGACAGTGGAAGAAGATGGGTTGTTTATGAGAGCCAGTTACAGCAATCATTTTGCGATGTCATTAGTGGCTCTAGAAGGATTTagtgtgatgaccaaaccacacactaaaaattGAAGCGACactgtttcagtccgtcctggaccattatccaggacagACAGACTGAAacttcgtcgtctcttcaatttctagtgtgtggtttggtcaacattttaaagccactttattgtgacttttcatctgCATACAGATTTAGTATGTTTTCTCAAGACCTCTCATGGCTGTTCTTGGTTGGTTGAAATGCATATCTCTGGTGCTGCCTGAGCACCTTCATGACCCTGCAGGGACAGTTTGAAAAGTTCCCAGTGGTACTGGTGCAGTAAGTCACTCCTGCCTCACTGTGTATCATCCTCTTCCTAAAGGACAAATTATATTATACCTCAAGAAGCAAAATAATATGTAAGCTTAAGGAGGTGCTTTTCATTTACTCAAAACTAATTTTCTCTCATATAAGTCAATGAATGTTGATACTAATAGATAAACAGTAGATAATACAGTACTTAGATTTTCATACATTTATTCACGGTTTGATTTAATCTTCAAATGTTGGTGGAAATTGTAAAAAGTTTGTATTCCTAAGCTAGTACATGCTTCAAATTACCCATGATGAATAATGTAGAGAGATGTCTGAATACTCATACTCAAAAGACAATATAATTTTCAGAGTCTGACCTGCCAATTGTGTGGCGCCACCATCAAGCATATAGCAAATTTCCGACGCCATATGAAGCAGCATCTTAACCCACGACGTTTTCCTTGCCCGTGGTGCTCTGCTGCTTTTGGTCGGAAGGATAATCTAAAAACACATACTAGGTAGGTAACTGTGAATCACTGTTGTATAATATCCAGTTGCCTAATCTGCTTACATGTGCATTACTTGAGGCAAATTCCCCATTCGTTTCTTGATCTGTGTTCGGCATAGCTAATTTCTAATGTTACTTTTAGATTCTTGAAAGTCATGTGCAAGCATTTGATATTTTGTGGAAATTAGAATCGGTTATGATTTCTTGTCTGAGAACAAGATTATCGCAAGGACTGTTAGTGGATGGTTCAACAGTGAGAGTGTAACCCGTGATGATGTAATATGCATCATCAGTAAGAAGGGACAATCCCCcttgccttttttttttattttttttccattgGTGACTGAAACCAAACAGTGATCATCTTGAAACTAAATGTTCCTTCATTGTGTGAGAAGTTGTATCCATATAATTTCAAATGGCATTTTGAATTACTATCACTCGAGAGCAAGTTACAGTATTTATCAGATGAATTTAAATTTGTCCTTTGTTTACATCTTTAGGAAACATCACCCGGTGGAGGTTGAGACTCAAGAAGCTGGAATGTTGCCAATTGGGGGTAGAAGAGCTGATAATGGCGAGAACATGGATGATGGTAAAGGGCTACCCGGTTTGAATGGCTTAGAAAATGAAAGTGGTGAAGGCAGGGATGGGGGTCCTGATGAAGCCGATCGAGAAGAGGATAGGGATGATTCATCTGATCACAACGAAGGTCTGGTCATTGCCGAAGACACGgaagaagatgatgatgatgacgacgACTTGCATTCACAAGCAGATGATGGTCAGTAAAGATTTAACTGTTACACTTTGCAAGAGTTTTTGCAATATTACCATTGAGGAGGTGCACTGCTTGTCACTTACCTCTCTCTATCGGGATCACAGACTGGGGGTTAATTTATTACCATCTTCAGCACTCTGTTGATAATTATTTATTAGATGTTGGAAGGAGTGCATTGACTTCTTGCACTTATGAAAAAGAGGTCCAACACTGCAGAGGTTATtaccatatatatattttgaatgtAGATGTGTTTTTATGAAATAAATTTTACAGTGCCTAAATGTAATGGAGGCAGACCCAAAGTTTGTTTCAAACAAAGATTTTGTATCTACAGACAATATTTGAAATGCCTTAATGTTCAATGATAGAATAATTGATGTTAAGAAATTTTGTATACAACCAAATTttgaagaagccttgcctctttgCTCATATCAGTACAGACTATAGATACATTTTGAGTGTGTTATTACTATACAATGTACTTTTAATATTTGAGTGCATTAATTGATAGTAGATTTGGTACCTAGTGGTGTCTAGTCAGAAGAAACATGATTACCAAACTTGTGAGTGTGTGCGAttgcatcgtgtgtgtgtgtatttgtgtgtttatATGTGTACAAATGTTACAATGAAGCTGCAATAATAGTCTAGTCTGAATATtgccacacaaaccaaacactttACTACGTGATAACCCCTCACCATGTGCAGGACTTGCTCACGTGGGTTGACATGCCAATGCTCGGTGTGGCTGGTGACAACCTGGTTTAAATTTGACTTTAAGATCCCGTAACAATTTTATACTCCCTAATGTTAGTTACTGTCTAGGCCATTAGGTGTTTTCTTCGAGATAATCGAATTCTAGGTAAATTGTTGTTGATAAATTGGGGAATTGCAGTAACATGATGAAGCAGTAAAAGTGCATTACCATAGTTTTTAAAGCTTGGTGCCTGGTAGAGTTGTGTGTGCCCACACTTTGATTGTTCACAATCACTCACATCATATTGTTATTGTCCAACACATGTGGCTTATGGCAACTGTTGTGCTTAGTACATTATCAGGCTATCCCTAATTTACCGTGTAAAGATGTGGGATAATATGTAATGTTGATGAATAACTTTTTAAGCCTGAGTCATGTCAGAAGTAGAGTAAGGGTCATTTGTTATTCATGGCCACTGCAAAGTCTGCAAATAATTGCAATTTTCAGGTATATATTTCCACGAGCTTACCTGTTAGGTTAAATAAACACCAATTTGACTGTACATTATTGGGTTCCTTAGGGTGTTTATGCTGAACTGACCTCAAGTGTTGTTTGTTATCCAATATAACAACTGTTAGCCTGGCTCTGGATTACTGTACTAGTTAATACTTGAAATCCCACTTATGGCATTCCACAACGAAATCACTGTTTCCTTGTGTCTAATTAAATGTTATGAAAAATTTGTTGAgaatacaaatatataatgaaatataatTTGGTGAACAAGGAAATCAGTGGAAAAGTCATTTGTATCGTGACCTTTTcaagttttattttaatttaaactATCATTATTACAGAAACAGCTGTCAAAGTGTTGTATTATGTTGTCTATCAGAATGTTATggattgttcgcctaccacctcaTTCTTGCAACTTTTGCTGTATCAGACTTTTAacatttgtaatttttttttctggaGTATTTTCTGCTTTCATGTGTAATGAAAGATAAGGTACCTAATTGGTCAATATTGAAGACAAATCATTGCTTTAACAGTTCCAAATTGTATCATCTGAGCAGTTTGATTTTTTCTATGGAATACTGTACTGACATGGTAGAATTGTAGAATTGAATAATGAAGACAATCAGTTTGAACCAAAACAATGGCTTATGTAAATAACtagccaccatccccccccccaagttTAAGATGCGTTACTTCAAATGTATCTTTTACTTTTCATTGTTGTCTGCTGAACCATGTACACACTGTCAAAGATGATTTAATTTTGGAATAAACACGTGTATAGATTGTTCTAACATTGTAAGTCGCGTAAGTGTTGGGAGGGGAGGGATTTGTCTGTTCATTTTCTACACCATAATGTATTTTAAGACCAAGATGATATTTTAACCAATGTGCCCTCTAAATGTGCCCTCTAAATGTTGCTCACACCCAATTGATCTTTGTTACTCGTGTTTGTGCAGCAGGTCAGTTTAAACTCGATACGGCACACTGTAACGCATCTGAACACCTGTGCCCaccacatatattatatatatacagtatataataaatatatatatttatataataaaatgtgtgtgcGATATGCATAACC
The window above is part of the Procambarus clarkii isolate CNS0578487 chromosome 67, FALCON_Pclarkii_2.0, whole genome shotgun sequence genome. Proteins encoded here:
- the LOC123753159 gene encoding protein tramtrack, beta isoform isoform X1; protein product: MNDLVMGADQFLLTWNNHRSNFAEVFTQLRVQDQLVDVTLLCDGGSYPAHRLVLAACSPYFHQLFTRLPTQHPLIYLRDVKQAELEALLEFIYRGEVSVANSELTGLIKIAESLRIKGLGDVSQRDHQTSTGEKRASSPISPASPSPHSHNPRPKKVPRLSTSNVESKGLDTNFASLLSPANSYGHAINKSSNNKNNDGFEQLMDSSCADLPEHDLDGDQTPNPTWDLSLSESKLRSCLEGLESVTAAQTLAQSVAHTVPQSIAIPRTLFTSTPTKVSSSKRDAGETIKEGNRGASRRKNHEPQEGRRGKGLSSNILPSNSQENVKDGKQIPKENIKCELDADSNAATSVETDKCTDPSLLPMYDTTSELGGTVGDLTNPLLASYRHMISLVAEDRAFSPLIPTTVQEQQQVPSPTNKESRSLTCQLCGATIKHIANFRRHMKQHLNPRRFPCPWCSAAFGRKDNLKTHTRKHHPVEVETQEAGMLPIGGRRADNGENMDDGKGLPGLNGLENESGEGRDGGPDEADREEDRDDSSDHNEGLVIAEDTEEDDDDDDDLHSQADDGQ
- the LOC123753159 gene encoding protein tramtrack, beta isoform isoform X2, whose translation is MGADQFLLTWNNHRSNFAEVFTQLRVQDQLVDVTLLCDGGSYPAHRLVLAACSPYFHQLFTRLPTQHPLIYLRDVKQAELEALLEFIYRGEVSVANSELTGLIKIAESLRIKGLGDVSQRDHQTSTGEKRASSPISPASPSPHSHNPRPKKVPRLSTSNVESKGLDTNFASLLSPANSYGHAINKSSNNKNNDGFEQLMDSSCADLPEHDLDGDQTPNPTWDLSLSESKLRSCLEGLESVTAAQTLAQSVAHTVPQSIAIPRTLFTSTPTKVSSSKRDAGETIKEGNRGASRRKNHEPQEGRRGKGLSSNILPSNSQENVKDGKQIPKENIKCELDADSNAATSVETDKCTDPSLLPMYDTTSELGGTVGDLTNPLLASYRHMISLVAEDRAFSPLIPTTVQEQQQVPSPTNKESRSLTCQLCGATIKHIANFRRHMKQHLNPRRFPCPWCSAAFGRKDNLKTHTRKHHPVEVETQEAGMLPIGGRRADNGENMDDGKGLPGLNGLENESGEGRDGGPDEADREEDRDDSSDHNEGLVIAEDTEEDDDDDDDLHSQADDGQ